GGCGGCCGAGCATCGCTTCGATGCGCAGCAGCTGGTTGTATTTTGCCGTCCGTTCGCTCCGGCAGGCGCTCCCGGTTTTGATCTGCCCGGCATTTACCGCCACCGCGAGATCCGCGATCGTGGTGTCTTCCGTTTCACCCGAGCGATGCGAAATCACGGTGGTGTAACCGGCGCGTTTGGCGCGGTCGATGGTTTCCAAGGTTTCCGTCAACGTGCCGATCTGGTTCAGCTTGATCAGAATCGAGTTGGCCACGCCCGCGTCGATGCCGCGCTGTAGGCGCTCTGGATTGGTAACGAAAAGGTCGTCGCCGACAAGCTGCACCCGGCGTCCCAACTCCCGGGTCAACGTGCCCCAGCCCTGCCAATCGTCCTCGGCGAGGCCGTCTTCGATAGAGACGATCGGATAGTGGTCGACCCAGTCTCGGTAGTAGTGGACCATGTCGGCGCTTGAGCGATGGCTGCCGTCGGACTTGCGAAAGACGTACTGGCCTCCTTCGAAGAACTCGCTCGCGGCGGGGTCCAACGCCAGGGCGATCTGGCGGCCAGGCTGATAGCCGGCGCGCTCGATGGCGGCCAGAATGACCTCCACCGCCTCCTGGTTGGACTGCAAGCGCGGGGCAAATCCGCCTTCGTCGCCAACCGCAGTAGAGTACCCCTTCTCCTTCAGAACAGCCTTGAGGGCGTGAAACGTTTCGACTCCCATGCGCAACCCGTCGGCGAAGCTGCGGGCGCCAACCGGCACCACCATGAACTCCTGCAGGTCCACGGAGCTGTCCGCATGCACGCCGCCGTTCAGGATGTTCATCATCGGCACCGGCAAGGTCGTGGCCCGTACGCCACCGAGGTAGCGGAACAGCGGCATCTTGGCTGCGGCGGCCGCCGCCTTGGCCACCGCCAGCGAAACACCGAGAATGGCGTTGGCGCCCAGTCGGCCCTTGTTCGGCGTCCCGTCCAGATCGAGCAGCAACCGGTCGACGTCCTCCTGCCGGTGCGCGTCGCGCCCGCGCAACTTCGGCGCAATCACGCGGTTGACATTCTCGACCGCCTTCAGAACACCTTTGCCGCCGTAGCGTTTCTTGCCATCGCGCAGTTCGAGCGCTTCATGTGTCCCCGTTGATGCTCCGGACGGCACCGCCGCCCGGCCGAGCTGGCCGCCGGTCAACACGACGTCCACTTCGACAGTCGGGTTCCCGCGCGAATCAAGGATCTCTCGCGCCGCCACCTTGCCGATCTTCATCGCCTCACCTCAATTTGCCAATGTCGTTCGGCTCCATTAAGATACACCGAGTCGAACGCGAAAAACGATGGCCCTTTTACCGCCGACGCCGAGCAAACACAAAGGGATCGTGGTGATCTGCGTCGTGTCATTGGTCCTTTTTGTCGTTGCCGCGATTTACGGCGACCATGGTTTGGTTCATCTGTTGCGCATGCGCGGCGAGCAACGTGATCTCGAGCGCACGGCCTTTGATCTGCAGCAGCAGAATGAACACTTGCGCGAGCGCATCCGACGGTTGCACTCCGACGACTCGTATATCGAGAAGCTCGCACGTGAGCGGCTTGGTTTAGTGAAGAAACACGAGGTTCTGTACCGGGTCGGTCCACCGACACCCGCCGCGGCCCGTCCCATAAAGTAGCCAATCAGTTACCGATCCACGACCTGTCGAAAGCCGAGGTGGTGAAGCGCGTTGCGAATCGTGTCCGCGGCGCGGTCGAGATCGGCGGGCTTCGGATTGCGATCCTGATTGGCGAAATCGAGGTCGTGGATGGCGTCAATCGGAACCACGTGGATGTGGCAGTGTGGAACTTCGAGGCCGGCGATCATGAGGCCGATCTTCACGGGATTGAAGCCCTGCTGCAGCGCCTTTCCCACTGACCGGGCCACGGTCATGAGGTGCTGCGCCAGGTCGGGCTCGAGATCAATCCAGTGATCGACTTCCTGGCGCGGTACCACCAGCGTGTGGCCCGGCCTGAGCGGGTTGATGGACAGGAACGCCACGCAGTGCTCATCCCGCCATACGAAGCGGCCGGAAAGTTCGCCATTGATTATCCTTGTGAACACGGTCGCCACTGCACCCTCCAATCGCCCGACAGTCTCACTCCTCCGTCCTACGACACCGTACCTTACCGCAAAACATGGACAGCCGACAGCGCCCGGGGGCACAGGGGTCGGAAGGAAGCAAGAGGGACGTTAGCGGATGATAACTTGGATGGCGTTGCTGCCGAAAAGGATGCCGTCGGAAACCGTCAAGGTGGCCGCGTGCTGGATAGTGCGCCATGGCGAGTCGACAGCTCCGGTACCGGCATCGGTGCCTGCGAGGTCGACGACGTAGGTTGCAGGGAAGGCGGGAACCGAAACTAGGAGAGACACCACGACCAGTAGGATAATGACCAACGGAGTGGGAACGGGAAACGGGCGTGCGGCCATGGGCCTTCAGATAGAGCAGCACGCGTGCCAGCAAGGGACATGCCCCCGGCCGGCACGGCGGAAGCCAAGCCACACCTTCTCGCGTCACGATTGTGACAAGTGCCAGGCTAAGCACCGCGACAGGTGCCCAGACTTGTCAACTGGCACGGAGCAGATGAATCTTCTTTGTATCTTTAAGACCGGCTACCAGCTCGGAAATCGACGCCGAGAGCTTCGGATGAATCATTTGCGGAGCAAGTTCACTCATTGGAAGCAAAACAAAACGCCGGTTTTGGAGCTCCGGATGAGGAACACGCAACGTTCGCTTATTGATGATCTCACTGTCAAAAAACAGGATGTCGAGGTCAATGATACGTGAACCCCAACGTTTTCCACGCACACGCTTGCGGCCCATGACCGTTTCAATCTGCTTCAATCGCTTCAACAGCTCGTCGGCGCCGCAGTCTGTTTCAATCTCAATTGCGCAGTTAACAAACCACGTTTTAGCATCGCCCAGCGGCTCGCTTTCGTAGAGCGATGACTGCTTTACGACACGGGTAGTGGGAATTTCTTGCACTCGACCCATAGCCTCGACCAGATTGGCTTTTCGATCGCCCAGATTTGAGCCTATACCGATGAATGCCCGATGGGGCATGCCCTTGCCTGAACCTCCCCCCGTCGCCGAGGTGCCCCGCCGGGTCGCATCGGCTCTCTCCACAGTCCGCCTTTGCCTTGGCACTGCCCAGCCAAGGATTCGTTCATCTTTTCCTATCGCGTCTGAGAGGGTTTTACAACTTGGCCGGAAAGGCTTGCTCGACACGCCACAGGGTGCTACTGCCGTTCGCGCTCTCGCAAGATCGGTTCCATCTGGCACGGGGAAGCAAGGAAAGCATAAGCGCTGGCACTGGCAGAAGCGATGACTATGCGGATCGCTGATCGATTGAAGAAGATCCCGCCGTACCTTTTCATGGAGCTACGCAATAAGATTGCACAGGCCCACGCTGCGGGCATTGACGTCATCAGTCTCGCCATCGGTGATCCGGTCGAACCGACGCCGGACGCGGTGGTGGAAGAATTGGCCCGAGCAGCACGCGATCCCGCCAACCATCGGTATCCGACCGATGAAGAGAAAGGAATGCTAGCGTTCCGCCGCGCCGTCGCCGACTGGTATGGCACGCGTTACGGTGTCAGCCTGGACCCCGCAACGGAAGTGCTCGCCCTGATTGGTTCGAAGGAGGGGTGTCACCACTTTGTTCTGGCGCGTGTGAATGCCGGCGAGCCGGTGTTGATGACCGATCCCGGCTACCCGGCCTACCGCGCCAGCATTCTCATTGCGGGCGGTGAGCCCGTGAACGTGCCAATCCGTGCAGAGCATGGCTACCTGCCACAATTGGCGGATATCCCGAGCGACGTAGCCCGCCGGGCGAGTGCCATGTTTTTGAACTACCCGAACAACCCCACCGGGGCAACCGCGACACCAGCATTCCTACACCAGCTGGTGGAGTTTGCACGGCATTTTGAAATCGCCGTTTGCTACGACAACCCGTACATCGAGATGGTGTTCGACGGCGAAAAGCCCTTGAGCTTCCTGTCCGTTCCGGGGGCCAGGGACGTCGGGGTAGAACTAAACTCGTTGTCGAAACCCTTCAACATGACCGGTTGGCGGCTCGGCATGGCGGTTGGGAACAAGGACCTCATTGCCGCAATCTCACAGGTAAAAGAGAACACCGATTCCGGCGTCTTCAATGCCATCCAGTTTGCCGGCATCGCCGCTCTCACTCAGTGCACCGAGAGCGTAGCCAACATGCTCGCCATCTATGAACGGCGGCGCTCGCTTGTACTCCAGACGCTGGCAGAGCTCGGTAT
The window above is part of the Candidatus Binatia bacterium genome. Proteins encoded here:
- a CDS encoding LL-diaminopimelate aminotransferase produces the protein MRIADRLKKIPPYLFMELRNKIAQAHAAGIDVISLAIGDPVEPTPDAVVEELARAARDPANHRYPTDEEKGMLAFRRAVADWYGTRYGVSLDPATEVLALIGSKEGCHHFVLARVNAGEPVLMTDPGYPAYRASILIAGGEPVNVPIRAEHGYLPQLADIPSDVARRASAMFLNYPNNPTGATATPAFLHQLVEFARHFEIAVCYDNPYIEMVFDGEKPLSFLSVPGARDVGVELNSLSKPFNMTGWRLGMAVGNKDLIAAISQVKENTDSGVFNAIQFAGIAALTQCTESVANMLAIYERRRSLVLQTLAELGIRFAPARGTFYLWVPTPRGMSSLAFATLLFEKAHVVVAAGTAYGSYGEGFVRFSLTVPDDRLREALARIRTALG
- a CDS encoding septum formation initiator family protein codes for the protein MALLPPTPSKHKGIVVICVVSLVLFVVAAIYGDHGLVHLLRMRGEQRDLERTAFDLQQQNEHLRERIRRLHSDDSYIEKLARERLGLVKKHEVLYRVGPPTPAAARPIK
- a CDS encoding HIT family protein, with translation MATVFTRIINGELSGRFVWRDEHCVAFLSINPLRPGHTLVVPRQEVDHWIDLEPDLAQHLMTVARSVGKALQQGFNPVKIGLMIAGLEVPHCHIHVVPIDAIHDLDFANQDRNPKPADLDRAADTIRNALHHLGFRQVVDR
- the folK gene encoding 2-amino-4-hydroxy-6-hydroxymethyldihydropteridine diphosphokinase, translating into MERADATRRGTSATGGGSGKGMPHRAFIGIGSNLGDRKANLVEAMGRVQEIPTTRVVKQSSLYESEPLGDAKTWFVNCAIEIETDCGADELLKRLKQIETVMGRKRVRGKRWGSRIIDLDILFFDSEIINKRTLRVPHPELQNRRFVLLPMSELAPQMIHPKLSASISELVAGLKDTKKIHLLRAS
- the eno gene encoding phosphopyruvate hydratase, encoding MKIGKVAAREILDSRGNPTVEVDVVLTGGQLGRAAVPSGASTGTHEALELRDGKKRYGGKGVLKAVENVNRVIAPKLRGRDAHRQEDVDRLLLDLDGTPNKGRLGANAILGVSLAVAKAAAAAAKMPLFRYLGGVRATTLPVPMMNILNGGVHADSSVDLQEFMVVPVGARSFADGLRMGVETFHALKAVLKEKGYSTAVGDEGGFAPRLQSNQEAVEVILAAIERAGYQPGRQIALALDPAASEFFEGGQYVFRKSDGSHRSSADMVHYYRDWVDHYPIVSIEDGLAEDDWQGWGTLTRELGRRVQLVGDDLFVTNPERLQRGIDAGVANSILIKLNQIGTLTETLETIDRAKRAGYTTVISHRSGETEDTTIADLAVAVNAGQIKTGSACRSERTAKYNQLLRIEAMLGRRAVYPGRAAFAHRR